One window from the genome of Malus domestica chromosome 01, GDT2T_hap1 encodes:
- the LOC139188107 gene encoding secreted RxLR effector protein 161-like codes for MTIPLPTGEKLKKVDGSELADEGLFRKIVGSLLYLTTTRPDIMYAASLLSRFMHGPTKKHMGIAKRVLRYIQGTLSYGIEFTRDKDAVLIGFCDSDWAGSEDDSRSTSGYAFSFGSGTFSWASVKQNTVALSTAEAEYVSAAEATAQVIWLRFVLDDFGEMQTEETPLFCDNISEEQLADIFTKALPKERFNYLRMKLGVKPVSSLGEAVEN; via the exons ATGACAATTCCCTTACCCACTGGTGAGAAACTGAAGAAAGTTGATGGAAGTGAGCTGGCTGATGAAGGTTTGTTTAGGAAAATTGTTGGCAGCTTGTTATATTTAACTACAACCAGGCCTGATATAATGTATGCAGCCAGCTTGTTATCAAGATTCATGCATGGTCCCACGAAGAAGCACATGGGAATAGCTAAAAGAGTTCTCAGATATATTCAAGGTACTCTCAGCTATGGCATTGAGTTCACGAGGGACAAGGATGCTGTTTTGATTGGATTTTGTGACTCAGATTGGGCTGGCAGTGAAGATGACAGTAGAAGCACATCAGGGTATGCATTCAGTTTTGGTAGTGGTACATTCTCATGGGCCTCAGTCAAGCAAAACACAGTTGCATTGTCAACTGCAGAAGCTGAGTACGTCTCAGCAGCTGAGGCAACAGCTCAAGTTATCTGGCTAAGATTTGTGTTGGATGATTTTGGTGAAATGCAAACTGAAGAAACACCATTGTTTTGTGACAACAT AAGTGAAGAACAGTTGGCAGATATATTTACAAAAGCCTTGCCTAAAGAGCGATTCAATTACTTAAGGATGAAGTTAGGAGTGAAGCCAGTAAGCAGCTTAGGAGAGGCTGTTGAGAATTAA